The Oncorhynchus tshawytscha isolate Ot180627B linkage group LG20, Otsh_v2.0, whole genome shotgun sequence genome has a window encoding:
- the mvb12ba gene encoding multivesicular body subunit 12Ba isoform X1, with translation MKRCFCLKRRDTVPRVTNSPMMPEVRELSDALPELPMDPITGVGVVASRNRAPTGYDVVSQTTDGLDADLWKDGLFKSKVTRYLCFTRVFSKENSHLGNVLVDMKLIDIKDTLPVGFIPIQETVDTQEQAFRKRRLCIKFIPRDSTEAAICDIRILGRSKQAPPQYTFIGELNNMGIWYRMGKVPRAQESSPTPTTNNIQNINSTANTTPTPAAPLPKHISMTLPASFKRQTTTRPDFEHQNSNLYAISAMDGVPFMISEKFACASDDLQQVDLMGITIKSLTEIEKEYEYSFRTEHSAAARLPPSPTRISLGSEA, from the exons AACTCTCCCATGATGCCTGAGGTTCGGGAGCTTTCAGACGCACTGCCGGAGTTGCCCATGGACCCCATCACTGGTGTGGGGGTGGTGGCCTCGCGAAATAGAGCGCCTACTGGCTATGATGTG GTCTCCCAAACAACAGATGGTCTTGACGCTGACTTGTGGAAAGACGGCCTGTTCAAATCCAAGGTGACGCGCTACCTCTGTTTCACCAGGGTCTTCTCTAAAGAAAAC agTCATTTAGGTAATGTGCTGGTGGACATGAAGCTTATCGACATCAAGGACACTCTGCCTGTGGGTTTTATTCCCATCCAGGAGACTGTGGACACAC aggagcaggcctTCCGGAAGAGGAGGCTGTGTATCAAGTTCATCCCGCGGGACTCCACAGAGGCAGCCATCTGTGACATCAGAATCCTGGGCAGGTCCAAGCAGGCCCCACCGCAGTACACTTTCATAGG AGAGCTCAACAACATGGGGATCTGGTATCGCATGGGTAAGGTCCCGCGTGCCCAGGAATCTTCGCCAACTCCAACCACCAATAACATCCAGAACATCAACTCGACGGCCAACACCACACCAACCCCAGCAGCCCCTCTGCCCAA ACATATATCCATGACACTCCCCGCCAGTTTCAAAAGGCAAACCACTACTAGACCAGATTTTGAACACCAGAACTCCAACCTGTACGCCATATCAG CAATGGATGGAGTGCCTTTCATGATCTCTGAGAAGTTTGCCTGCGCTTCCGATGAT CTGCAGCAGGTGGATCTGATGGGCATCACAATCAAGTCGCTGACGGAGATTGAGAAAGAG TACGAGTATAGTTTCCGCACAGAGCACAGCGCTGCAGCGAGGCTTCCCCCCAGTCCCACACGGATCTCCCTGGGCTCTGAggcctga
- the mvb12ba gene encoding multivesicular body subunit 12Ba isoform X2 — MMPEVRELSDALPELPMDPITGVGVVASRNRAPTGYDVVSQTTDGLDADLWKDGLFKSKVTRYLCFTRVFSKENSHLGNVLVDMKLIDIKDTLPVGFIPIQETVDTQEQAFRKRRLCIKFIPRDSTEAAICDIRILGRSKQAPPQYTFIGELNNMGIWYRMGKVPRAQESSPTPTTNNIQNINSTANTTPTPAAPLPKHISMTLPASFKRQTTTRPDFEHQNSNLYAISAMDGVPFMISEKFACASDDLQQVDLMGITIKSLTEIEKEYEYSFRTEHSAAARLPPSPTRISLGSEA, encoded by the exons ATGATGCCTGAGGTTCGGGAGCTTTCAGACGCACTGCCGGAGTTGCCCATGGACCCCATCACTGGTGTGGGGGTGGTGGCCTCGCGAAATAGAGCGCCTACTGGCTATGATGTG GTCTCCCAAACAACAGATGGTCTTGACGCTGACTTGTGGAAAGACGGCCTGTTCAAATCCAAGGTGACGCGCTACCTCTGTTTCACCAGGGTCTTCTCTAAAGAAAAC agTCATTTAGGTAATGTGCTGGTGGACATGAAGCTTATCGACATCAAGGACACTCTGCCTGTGGGTTTTATTCCCATCCAGGAGACTGTGGACACAC aggagcaggcctTCCGGAAGAGGAGGCTGTGTATCAAGTTCATCCCGCGGGACTCCACAGAGGCAGCCATCTGTGACATCAGAATCCTGGGCAGGTCCAAGCAGGCCCCACCGCAGTACACTTTCATAGG AGAGCTCAACAACATGGGGATCTGGTATCGCATGGGTAAGGTCCCGCGTGCCCAGGAATCTTCGCCAACTCCAACCACCAATAACATCCAGAACATCAACTCGACGGCCAACACCACACCAACCCCAGCAGCCCCTCTGCCCAA ACATATATCCATGACACTCCCCGCCAGTTTCAAAAGGCAAACCACTACTAGACCAGATTTTGAACACCAGAACTCCAACCTGTACGCCATATCAG CAATGGATGGAGTGCCTTTCATGATCTCTGAGAAGTTTGCCTGCGCTTCCGATGAT CTGCAGCAGGTGGATCTGATGGGCATCACAATCAAGTCGCTGACGGAGATTGAGAAAGAG TACGAGTATAGTTTCCGCACAGAGCACAGCGCTGCAGCGAGGCTTCCCCCCAGTCCCACACGGATCTCCCTGGGCTCTGAggcctga